A section of the Chryseobacterium scophthalmum genome encodes:
- a CDS encoding class I SAM-dependent methyltransferase: MKITKLVILFNYQKILLGIIISIVLFGLSFFINSSFFVLLFRVLSVLIILNIIASLVASYILYDNSDLYELNNLKGIVDWNKAENIVLVHASFDPLSKSLEEKYPNLSLTVCDIFGNRHEQEKGIETSKKIFPPNPKEIKIKPHQLPFDDRSQDAILAITSLHEILDHDQRVLFFKEAKRVLKDDGLIVISEQFRDFTNFLFFNIGAFHFLSKKQWQKAISEAGLEIAENKKITPFANMLIVKK, translated from the coding sequence ATGAAAATCACAAAGCTTGTCATTCTCTTCAATTACCAGAAAATCCTTTTAGGAATTATCATTTCTATTGTTCTTTTTGGATTGTCATTTTTTATTAATTCGAGTTTTTTTGTTTTATTATTCAGAGTTTTAAGTGTTCTTATTATTTTGAATATTATTGCCTCACTCGTGGCTTCTTATATTTTGTATGACAATTCAGATCTATACGAATTAAACAATTTAAAAGGAATTGTAGATTGGAATAAAGCTGAAAATATTGTTTTAGTTCACGCCAGTTTTGATCCTTTATCAAAAAGTTTGGAAGAAAAATATCCTAATTTAAGTTTAACAGTTTGTGATATTTTTGGAAATCGTCACGAACAGGAAAAAGGAATTGAAACTTCAAAAAAAATATTTCCTCCTAATCCTAAAGAAATAAAAATAAAACCTCATCAATTGCCTTTTGATGATCGTTCTCAAGATGCAATTCTTGCCATAACTTCACTTCACGAAATTTTGGATCACGACCAAAGAGTTTTATTCTTTAAAGAAGCTAAAAGAGTTTTAAAAGATGATGGTTTGATCGTTATTTCAGAACAGTTCAGAGATTTTACCAACTTTCTTTTTTTCAATATCGGAGCTTTTCATTTTTTAAGCAAAAAGCAATGGCAAAAAGCAATTTCGGAAGCAGGTTTGGAGATTGCTGAGAATAAAAAAATTACACCGTTTGCGAATATGTTGATTGTGAAAAAGTAA
- a CDS encoding winged helix-turn-helix transcriptional regulator, with the protein MKQNELMQYSCPLGKAMSALGSKWKPIIVLVIKDRKLRFGELAVRINVISRKVLTDQLKEMQTDGLIIREEFKELPPRVEYSLTEKGLALLPILYQLEEWETKYHVYDPEKAKDCKTLLEKKEKKKAVV; encoded by the coding sequence ATGAAACAAAACGAATTGATGCAATACAGCTGCCCTTTAGGCAAAGCAATGTCTGCATTGGGAAGCAAATGGAAACCAATTATTGTATTGGTTATTAAAGACCGAAAACTACGTTTTGGAGAACTTGCCGTGCGCATTAATGTTATTTCAAGAAAAGTTTTAACCGATCAGCTGAAAGAAATGCAAACTGACGGATTGATCATTCGTGAAGAGTTTAAAGAACTTCCACCAAGAGTAGAATATTCGTTGACAGAAAAGGGTTTAGCGCTTTTACCTATCCTATACCAACTGGAAGAATGGGAAACAAAATATCATGTTTATGACCCTGAGAAAGCTAAGGATTGCAAGACTCTTTTAGAAAAAAAGGAAAAGAAAAAAGCTGTTGTGTAG
- a CDS encoding NADH:flavin oxidoreductase, with the protein MSTESLFKPFQYKNLELKNRIVMAPMTRAQSDNGVPTQQIADYYARRAASEVGLILSEGTVINRPGSKNLQNIPDFYGTEALNGWKNVIDAVHQNGGKMGPQIWHVGDTRMAEDYPLVDMEKASTMTLEDIQDTIAQFAASAKSAKDLGFDVLEIHGAHGYLIDQFFWEVTNTRTDEYGGKTLKERSEFAVDVVKAMRAAVGEDFTIIIRLSQWKQQDYKSRLALNPNEMEDWLLPLKEAGVDIFHCSQRRFWEPEFEGSDLNFAGWAKKITGQPTITVGSVGLNGDFMAAFAGEGSEKADLKELVRRLDREDFDLVAVGRALLSDHQWAKKIKDGRVEELTDFAGSSLGVLY; encoded by the coding sequence ATGAGTACAGAATCATTGTTTAAACCTTTTCAATACAAAAATTTAGAACTAAAAAATAGAATAGTAATGGCTCCGATGACGAGAGCGCAATCTGATAACGGAGTTCCCACTCAGCAAATTGCAGATTATTATGCAAGAAGAGCAGCTTCGGAAGTTGGATTGATTCTTTCTGAAGGAACAGTAATCAACAGACCTGGATCTAAAAATCTACAAAATATCCCAGATTTTTATGGAACTGAAGCATTAAACGGCTGGAAAAACGTGATTGATGCAGTTCATCAAAATGGTGGAAAAATGGGACCACAAATTTGGCATGTTGGTGATACCAGAATGGCGGAAGATTATCCTTTAGTGGATATGGAAAAAGCTTCTACGATGACTTTGGAAGATATTCAGGATACGATTGCTCAATTTGCAGCTTCGGCAAAATCGGCAAAAGATTTAGGATTTGATGTTTTGGAAATTCACGGTGCTCATGGTTATTTGATCGACCAGTTTTTCTGGGAAGTAACCAATACCAGAACTGATGAATACGGTGGGAAAACCTTAAAAGAAAGAAGCGAATTTGCAGTGGATGTTGTAAAAGCAATGCGAGCTGCAGTAGGAGAAGATTTCACAATTATTATCCGTCTTTCTCAGTGGAAACAGCAGGATTATAAAAGCAGATTAGCTTTAAATCCTAACGAAATGGAAGATTGGTTATTGCCATTAAAAGAAGCCGGAGTAGATATTTTCCACTGTTCACAAAGACGTTTTTGGGAACCTGAATTTGAAGGTTCAGATTTGAACTTCGCAGGTTGGGCTAAAAAAATTACGGGTCAACCAACAATTACTGTGGGTTCTGTAGGATTAAACGGTGATTTCATGGCAGCTTTTGCAGGAGAAGGTTCTGAAAAAGCAGACCTTAAAGAATTGGTAAGAAGACTTGACCGTGAAGATTTTGATCTGGTTGCGGTAGGACGTGCTTTGTTGAGCGATCATCAATGGGCAAAGAAAATTAAAGACGGCAGAGTAGAAGAACTTACAGATTTTGCTGGTTCTAGTTTAGGTGTGCTTTATTAA
- a CDS encoding aminopeptidase C, producing MKNKRFASLLFVLCAGSMMFAQDDLINKLKNNQSQNANFQFTTLKDVGATSVKNQGSSGTCWSYSGNSFLESEMQRMGKKPVDLAEIFTARNSYHDKAKLFVLNGGAISWGDGGELHDVVNMYKKYGAVPQDVYTGLKAGQSLNNFKEMQGKLKPVLDSLVEASSKGKLSDNWMSSVDAILDEYLGKVPTNFTYEGKNYTPKTFAKEVVGINPEDYVELSSYKDYPYYQKFVVPIPDNWSHDSDWNIPMNELTAIIDNAVNKGYSVGWATDVSEPYFSYKNGVAYVPDVDLDQITPEVKKDLFTQPKKDKTITEDMRQKALNNLSTTDDHGMHIVGLAKDQSGKEYYMVKNSWGVTNDFDGYLYVTRPYVEYKSTAILVHKNAIPKNIRKQLKPSKSIGL from the coding sequence ATGAAAAACAAAAGATTTGCGTCACTACTTTTTGTTTTATGCGCAGGAAGTATGATGTTTGCTCAGGATGACCTGATCAACAAGTTGAAAAACAATCAGTCTCAAAATGCCAATTTCCAATTTACTACGTTGAAAGATGTGGGAGCAACTTCGGTGAAAAATCAGGGTTCATCAGGAACTTGTTGGAGCTATTCAGGAAACTCTTTCCTGGAGTCTGAAATGCAGAGGATGGGCAAAAAACCAGTTGATTTGGCTGAAATCTTTACCGCAAGGAATTCTTATCACGATAAAGCAAAATTATTCGTGTTAAATGGCGGAGCAATCAGTTGGGGAGATGGAGGTGAGCTTCATGATGTTGTTAACATGTACAAAAAATACGGAGCGGTTCCACAAGATGTTTACACAGGTTTAAAAGCCGGCCAATCTTTAAATAATTTTAAAGAAATGCAGGGCAAACTAAAACCGGTTTTAGACAGCTTAGTTGAAGCTTCTTCAAAAGGAAAACTTTCGGATAACTGGATGTCTTCTGTAGATGCTATTTTAGATGAGTATTTAGGAAAAGTACCTACAAACTTTACCTACGAAGGGAAAAATTATACTCCAAAAACTTTTGCTAAAGAAGTGGTAGGAATTAATCCTGAAGATTATGTTGAGTTGTCTTCATACAAAGATTACCCTTATTACCAGAAATTTGTAGTTCCGATTCCTGATAACTGGAGTCATGATTCTGACTGGAATATTCCGATGAACGAACTGACTGCAATTATCGACAATGCTGTCAACAAAGGATACTCTGTAGGTTGGGCAACAGACGTTTCTGAGCCTTATTTTTCATATAAAAATGGTGTTGCTTACGTTCCTGATGTAGATCTTGATCAAATTACTCCGGAAGTAAAAAAAGATTTATTTACTCAACCTAAAAAAGATAAAACCATTACTGAAGATATGCGACAGAAAGCTTTAAACAATCTTTCTACAACTGATGATCATGGAATGCACATCGTAGGTTTGGCAAAAGATCAGTCGGGTAAAGAATATTATATGGTGAAAAATTCTTGGGGCGTAACCAATGATTTTGATGGATATTTATATGTGACTAGACCTTACGTTGAATATAAATCAACTGCAATTTTGGTTCACAAAAATGCAATTCCTAAGAACATCAGAAAGCAATTGAAACCAAGCAAAAGCATTGGTTTGTAA
- a CDS encoding RNA polymerase sigma factor encodes MEKELLIECQKNDRNAQRKVYEKMAGKLYTVCKRYLKNDEDIQEVLADTFYKIFTKLNQLENHDIFEAWAKKIAVNECLQKLRSMKALNVSLEEDFVESTGSPTDSISFEKDILKLLNFLPEGCRAIFNLFAIEGYPHKEIATMLSISEGTSKSQLNFARKKLQELLVNHNI; translated from the coding sequence ATGGAAAAAGAATTACTGATAGAATGCCAAAAAAACGACCGCAACGCTCAGCGGAAAGTTTACGAAAAAATGGCGGGCAAACTGTATACAGTCTGCAAACGCTATCTGAAAAACGATGAAGATATACAAGAAGTATTGGCGGATACTTTTTATAAAATATTCACAAAGTTGAATCAATTGGAAAATCATGATATTTTCGAAGCTTGGGCTAAAAAAATCGCAGTGAATGAATGTTTACAGAAACTGAGAAGTATGAAAGCTTTGAATGTTTCGTTAGAAGAAGATTTTGTAGAATCAACAGGTTCTCCAACCGACAGTATTTCGTTCGAGAAAGATATTTTGAAGCTTTTGAATTTTCTTCCTGAAGGCTGTAGGGCGATTTTCAATCTTTTTGCCATTGAAGGTTATCCACACAAAGAAATTGCAACGATGCTTTCAATCAGCGAAGGAACATCAAAATCTCAGCTGAATTTTGCAAGAAAAAAATTGCAGGAACTTTTGGTAAATCACAACATTTAA
- a CDS encoding vWA domain-containing protein, protein MENNHDIDKKFNEASQSLEEPATFPGFDKVWSQVEEKLDKKEDGKKKIIPIWFPYGIAASLIIGLGAFYFINKNDVSEINKPEIAQNTVSPKVNSDMKSIDSMVKSNIEKEVSVLKDNQNQKILAYEDSKIFHNNQEFEKDFVPKENSIISRNESNGIVPIKINHSIPYIPVDSGYKERDIEEVVVLGYNRTQTRAKVSSSTITNAQKVENRANQSFLNSLQGEAAGLAINSTSGTPGSSRINYNNIRNEFKQNNNISQTLIGTVSGLQIAPNHGISGSSNPIIIRGMSSLKGSSNPLYVINGKVSDSKSFNLLNPNTIESVSVLKDASATAMYGSRASNGVIIIKTKKLSRKERKAFEKLQKNQDSINLSKQVQQRNNEEYDAFVENPFELTENQSVSTFSIDVDKAAYSNIRRMINNGEHVNKNAVRIEEMINYFKYNYPQPKNNEPFSINTEYNDSPWNNKHKLLKIGLQGKEIPTDKLPNSNFVFLIDVSGSMDEPNKLPLLKSSFKVLLDQLRPTDKVGIVVYAGSAGMVLPPTSAKEKNKIIEALDKLQAGGSTAGGQGIELAYKLAQENFIKNGNNRVIIATDGDFNVGASSTGDLQTLVEEKRKSGVFLTCLGFGMGNFKDNRMETLANKGNGNYAYIDNLQEANKFLGKEFAGNMYAIAKDVKIQIEFNPKYVKSYRLIGYENRKLKNEDFTNDKIDAGELGSGHTVTALYEVIPNDVHSEFLPKENDLKYTKNTNDENFNDELATVKFRYKKPDGDTSSEIIQVVKNTNQSFSSSSDDFKFASSVAWFGLVLRNSALIKNKDLKEIENLAKKGRGKDDEGYRAEFVRLVESYKIINK, encoded by the coding sequence ATGGAAAATAATCACGATATAGATAAAAAATTCAATGAGGCTTCTCAATCTTTGGAAGAACCTGCAACTTTCCCTGGTTTTGATAAAGTTTGGTCTCAAGTTGAAGAAAAATTAGATAAAAAAGAAGACGGGAAGAAAAAAATTATTCCAATCTGGTTTCCTTATGGAATTGCTGCAAGTTTAATCATTGGTTTAGGAGCATTTTATTTCATTAATAAAAATGATGTTTCTGAAATAAATAAGCCTGAAATCGCTCAAAATACGGTTTCTCCTAAAGTCAATTCAGATATGAAGTCAATTGATAGTATGGTGAAATCTAATATTGAGAAAGAAGTTAGTGTTTTAAAAGATAACCAAAACCAAAAAATATTAGCTTATGAGGATTCAAAAATCTTTCACAATAATCAAGAATTTGAAAAGGATTTTGTTCCAAAAGAAAATTCAATCATAAGCAGAAATGAAAGTAATGGAATTGTTCCAATAAAAATTAATCATAGTATTCCCTATATTCCTGTAGACAGTGGCTATAAAGAAAGAGACATTGAAGAGGTTGTTGTTTTAGGCTATAATAGAACTCAAACAAGAGCAAAAGTTTCTTCTTCAACTATTACAAATGCTCAAAAAGTTGAAAATCGTGCAAACCAAAGTTTTTTAAATTCATTACAGGGTGAAGCGGCTGGATTGGCAATAAATTCAACTTCTGGTACACCTGGTTCGTCACGAATCAATTATAATAATATCAGAAATGAATTCAAACAAAATAATAATATTTCACAAACTTTAATCGGGACAGTTTCTGGTTTACAAATAGCACCAAATCACGGAATTTCTGGTTCTTCTAATCCAATTATAATCAGAGGTATGAGTTCTTTAAAGGGAAGCTCAAATCCTTTATATGTTATCAACGGAAAAGTTTCTGATAGTAAGTCTTTTAATCTTTTAAATCCGAATACTATTGAAAGTGTTTCAGTTTTAAAAGACGCTTCAGCAACTGCAATGTATGGAAGTAGAGCTTCAAACGGAGTTATTATCATTAAAACTAAAAAACTTTCGAGAAAAGAAAGAAAAGCTTTTGAAAAATTACAAAAAAATCAGGATAGTATTAATCTATCGAAACAGGTTCAGCAAAGAAATAATGAAGAATACGATGCTTTTGTGGAAAACCCTTTTGAGTTGACGGAAAATCAGTCAGTTTCTACGTTTTCGATTGATGTAGATAAAGCGGCGTATTCCAATATCCGAAGAATGATTAACAACGGAGAACATGTGAATAAAAATGCGGTAAGAATCGAGGAAATGATTAATTATTTTAAATATAATTATCCGCAACCGAAAAATAATGAACCGTTTTCTATTAATACAGAATACAACGATTCACCTTGGAATAACAAACATAAATTATTGAAAATCGGTTTGCAGGGAAAAGAAATTCCAACAGATAAACTTCCCAACTCAAATTTTGTTTTTTTGATTGATGTTTCAGGTTCGATGGATGAACCGAATAAATTACCATTGCTGAAATCTTCTTTCAAGGTTCTTTTGGATCAGTTAAGACCAACTGATAAAGTAGGAATTGTAGTTTATGCTGGAAGCGCTGGAATGGTTTTACCTCCGACTTCGGCAAAAGAAAAAAACAAAATTATTGAAGCCTTAGATAAACTTCAGGCAGGTGGAAGTACAGCAGGCGGACAAGGAATTGAATTAGCATACAAATTGGCTCAGGAAAATTTCATCAAAAATGGAAATAACCGTGTCATCATTGCAACAGACGGAGACTTCAATGTGGGAGCTTCTTCAACAGGTGATCTTCAGACTTTGGTGGAAGAAAAAAGAAAATCTGGAGTTTTTCTTACTTGTTTAGGTTTCGGAATGGGAAATTTCAAAGACAACCGAATGGAAACTTTAGCGAATAAAGGAAACGGAAATTATGCTTACATCGATAATCTTCAGGAAGCTAATAAATTTTTAGGAAAAGAGTTTGCCGGAAATATGTATGCCATTGCTAAAGATGTCAAAATTCAGATTGAATTTAATCCGAAATATGTAAAATCATATCGCCTAATTGGTTACGAAAACCGAAAATTGAAGAATGAAGATTTTACCAACGATAAAATTGATGCAGGAGAATTGGGAAGCGGACATACCGTTACCGCTTTATACGAAGTCATTCCGAATGATGTGCATTCTGAATTTTTACCAAAAGAAAATGATTTAAAATATACTAAAAACACAAATGATGAAAATTTTAATGATGAATTGGCAACGGTAAAATTCAGATATAAAAAACCGGATGGCGATACGAGTTCTGAAATTATTCAGGTGGTTAAAAATACCAATCAATCTTTTTCATCTTCAAGCGATGACTTTAAATTTGCTTCATCTGTGGCCTGGTTCGGATTGGTTTTAAGAAATTCTGCTTTAATCAAGAATAAAGATTTAAAAGAAATAGAAAATCTTGCTAAAAAAGGAAGAGGCAAAGATGATGAAGGCTACAGAGCGGAGTTTGTGAGATTGGTGGAAAGTTATAAAATCATTAATAAATAA
- a CDS encoding GbsR/MarR family transcriptional regulator produces the protein MQLSEAKEKYIQTWGTFATSWGINRTMAQVHALLLANGKPLSTDEVMEMLEISRGNANMNLRALMDWGIVKKEFIKGDRKEYFIAEKDVWFLFKQITKERRKREIEPVVAFLDELKNIDDNDSEEAKEFIKLMDDFSNVTSKINNIMDLAIKSDDHWLVGKITNLLK, from the coding sequence ATGCAACTTTCAGAAGCTAAAGAAAAATATATTCAAACTTGGGGAACATTTGCTACGAGTTGGGGAATCAATCGTACAATGGCGCAGGTTCATGCTTTACTTTTGGCCAACGGAAAACCGCTTTCTACCGATGAGGTGATGGAAATGCTTGAAATTTCGAGAGGAAATGCCAATATGAATCTTCGTGCGTTGATGGATTGGGGTATTGTAAAGAAAGAGTTCATTAAAGGTGATCGTAAAGAATATTTTATCGCTGAAAAAGATGTCTGGTTTTTATTTAAACAAATTACAAAAGAGCGTAGGAAAAGAGAAATAGAACCGGTTGTAGCTTTTTTAGATGAACTAAAAAATATCGATGACAACGATTCTGAAGAAGCTAAAGAATTTATCAAATTGATGGATGATTTTAGCAATGTAACGAGTAAAATAAATAATATTATGGATCTCGCAATAAAAAGTGACGATCATTGGTTGGTCGGAAAGATTACCAACTTATTAAAATAA
- a CDS encoding DCC1-like thiol-disulfide oxidoreductase family protein, with product MKTLQNHTLIYDNECPMCNIYSKGFIKSGMLDESGREAFTELSFKNKNLIDFNRAKNEIALVDHNKNKVIYGLDSLLLIIGNSFPTLAKIARIQPLYWFFKKLYSFVSYNRKQIIPSKNDDENSSCIPDFNLKYRLIYIGFVVLFSGLVLGIFSSNLGLNLNQNFARELIICLGQIVWQTLFLRMYLKEKIWDYLGNMMTVSLIGTLLLVPVLFINLSSFFNLIYFGTVVFIMFLEHIRRCRILKLNLLPTLSWMLFRLTALAIIIWLNF from the coding sequence ATGAAAACCCTGCAAAATCACACCCTGATCTACGACAACGAATGTCCGATGTGTAATATCTATTCGAAAGGTTTTATAAAATCCGGAATGTTGGATGAAAGTGGAAGAGAAGCCTTTACTGAACTAAGTTTTAAGAATAAAAACCTCATCGATTTCAACCGCGCAAAAAATGAAATAGCTTTAGTTGATCACAACAAAAATAAAGTAATTTATGGTTTAGACAGTTTGCTGTTAATCATCGGAAACTCATTTCCGACGTTAGCAAAAATTGCGAGAATACAACCTTTATATTGGTTTTTCAAAAAGTTGTATTCATTCGTTTCTTACAACAGAAAACAGATTATTCCATCAAAGAATGATGATGAAAACAGTTCTTGCATTCCAGATTTCAACTTGAAATATAGATTGATTTATATAGGTTTTGTTGTTCTTTTTTCGGGATTGGTTTTGGGTATTTTTAGTTCTAACTTAGGTTTAAATTTAAATCAGAATTTCGCCAGAGAATTAATCATTTGCTTAGGGCAAATTGTTTGGCAAACTTTATTTTTAAGAATGTATTTAAAGGAGAAAATTTGGGATTATCTCGGAAATATGATGACGGTTTCTCTAATCGGAACCTTGCTTTTAGTTCCTGTTTTATTCATCAATTTAAGTTCTTTTTTCAATCTTATTTACTTTGGAACTGTAGTTTTCATCATGTTTTTAGAACACATCAGAAGATGCAGAATTTTAAAATTAAATCTTCTTCCTACACTATCTTGGATGCTTTTCAGATTGACAGCTTTGGCAATCATTATTTGGTTAAATTTCTAA
- a CDS encoding fatty acid desaturase family protein, producing MNHLEFTKKVEWKDLKKLSVKEILIENNISLPWLFMSLFLAYKGYYWVALPFSGFYFLTALRQVHNGFHNSLGTGKFLTWLSMYLNSILMMASIHAVKFNHIRHHKFCLSEEDYEGKSASMKWYEAILYGPKHMFLIHWMTFKLANKNYKKNMFLELISIAVFVFIAFYFRIDFLIYHILIMFFGEFLMAFFAVWTVHHDTHETPNIARTQRGFWKNKLTFSMFYHMEHHLFPAVPTIKLPELAARIDNVLPELNKKQTF from the coding sequence ATGAATCATCTTGAATTCACCAAAAAAGTAGAATGGAAAGATCTTAAAAAGCTTTCCGTAAAAGAAATATTGATAGAAAATAATATCTCTTTGCCATGGCTTTTTATGTCTCTATTCTTAGCTTATAAAGGATATTACTGGGTTGCGCTTCCGTTTTCCGGATTCTATTTTTTGACTGCCTTAAGACAAGTTCACAACGGATTTCACAATTCTTTAGGAACCGGTAAATTTCTCACTTGGCTTTCAATGTATCTCAACAGTATTTTGATGATGGCATCTATTCATGCTGTGAAATTTAATCATATCAGACATCATAAATTCTGTCTTTCCGAAGAAGATTATGAAGGAAAATCGGCTTCAATGAAATGGTATGAAGCTATTTTATACGGACCAAAGCATATGTTCTTAATTCATTGGATGACATTTAAGTTGGCTAATAAAAACTATAAAAAGAATATGTTTTTAGAGTTAATTTCGATTGCTGTTTTTGTTTTCATTGCTTTTTATTTCAGGATAGATTTTTTAATATATCACATTTTAATTATGTTTTTTGGTGAATTTTTAATGGCATTTTTTGCAGTTTGGACGGTTCATCACGACACCCACGAAACTCCAAACATTGCAAGAACCCAACGCGGATTTTGGAAAAATAAATTGACCTTCAGCATGTTTTATCACATGGAACACCACCTTTTTCCCGCAGTTCCCACCATAAAATTACCTGAATTAGCAGCAAGAATCGATAACGTTTTGCCGGAATTAAATAAGAAGCAAACATTTTAA
- a CDS encoding SRPBCC family protein, translating to MSTIHLTTIIKSDISKVFDLSRNIDLHQKSTSKTNEKAIAGRTSGMIELNETVTWRAKHLGFYQTHTSKITAMEKPNHFTDVMLKGRFKSFKHQHIFREDGKNTIMTDILEFESPFGIIGQLFNYFFLKNYMKKFLLKRNEMIKNTAEIII from the coding sequence ATGTCTACAATCCATTTAACAACAATCATCAAATCAGATATCTCCAAAGTTTTCGATTTGTCAAGAAATATTGATTTGCATCAAAAATCAACTTCAAAAACCAATGAAAAAGCAATTGCGGGAAGAACTTCAGGAATGATTGAGCTCAATGAAACAGTAACCTGGAGAGCAAAGCATTTAGGATTTTATCAAACCCATACTTCAAAAATTACAGCGATGGAAAAGCCCAATCATTTCACAGATGTTATGTTGAAAGGAAGATTTAAATCTTTTAAACATCAGCATATTTTCAGAGAAGATGGCAAAAACACGATAATGACAGATATCTTAGAGTTCGAATCACCTTTTGGAATTATCGGTCAATTATTCAATTATTTTTTTCTGAAAAATTATATGAAAAAATTTTTATTAAAAAGAAATGAGATGATAAAAAACACAGCAGAAATCATAATATAA
- a CDS encoding YqjF family protein, whose protein sequence is MKFLKAEWRKLAIINYEINPDILLKYLPKGTELDFYEGKCYVSLVGFMFLNTKLLGLSIPFYRNFEEVNLRFYVKKKEGHQWKRGVVFIKEIVPKYALSAIANSVYKENYKTLKMKNQIKFTDDDLIVKYSWKDKEWYSMQITAETKSRTMEDDSEFEFITEHYWGFTKKDDKTSEYEVCHPKWEWYMVKNHQLEVDFKKVYGKDFECLNHQKPISVMLAEGSEIEVRMKKYLVQK, encoded by the coding sequence ATGAAATTCTTAAAAGCCGAATGGCGAAAATTAGCCATCATTAATTACGAAATTAACCCCGATATATTATTAAAATATCTTCCAAAAGGAACAGAATTAGACTTCTACGAAGGGAAATGTTATGTAAGTTTGGTTGGATTTATGTTTTTAAATACCAAATTATTGGGACTTTCAATTCCTTTTTATCGAAATTTCGAAGAAGTGAACTTAAGATTTTATGTCAAGAAAAAAGAAGGACACCAATGGAAAAGAGGAGTAGTTTTCATCAAAGAGATTGTTCCGAAATATGCATTAAGTGCAATCGCAAATTCTGTGTATAAAGAGAATTATAAAACTTTAAAAATGAAAAATCAGATAAAATTCACCGACGACGATTTGATTGTAAAATACTCATGGAAAGATAAAGAGTGGTATTCTATGCAGATTACGGCCGAAACAAAGTCTAGAACGATGGAAGATGATTCTGAATTTGAGTTTATCACAGAGCATTATTGGGGTTTCACGAAAAAAGATGATAAAACCTCAGAATACGAAGTTTGCCATCCAAAATGGGAGTGGTATATGGTGAAAAATCACCAGCTTGAAGTTGATTTTAAAAAAGTCTACGGAAAAGATTTTGAATGTTTAAATCATCAGAAACCAATCTCTGTAATGCTTGCAGAAGGTTCTGAAATCGAAGTGAGGATGAAGAAATATTTGGTGCAAAAGTAA
- a CDS encoding TIGR01777 family oxidoreductase: protein MKIIIAAGTGFLGKNLEKYFTKKGNQVYILTRNPKRKNKILWDAKTLGEWKNLLENSDVLINLAGKSVDCRYTYKNKQEIYDSRINSTKVLQQAVDNCINKPKIWLNGSSATIYVHSEIHLNTEANGIIGDDFSMNICKSWEKEFFKTENEETRKVALRTSIVLGNNGGAFTKLKLITKLGLGGKQGRGNQNISWIHIDDFCKAVEYIIENKNLSGEINVTAPNPLSNEEFMRKLRKEMKIPFGLNAAAWQLEIASILLKTETELLLKSRNVYPEKLMKSGFKFTYPDVETAFKDLV, encoded by the coding sequence ATGAAAATAATCATCGCTGCTGGAACCGGTTTCCTCGGAAAAAACCTCGAAAAATATTTTACCAAAAAAGGAAATCAAGTGTATATTTTAACGAGAAATCCAAAACGAAAAAACAAAATTTTATGGGATGCAAAAACGTTAGGTGAATGGAAAAATTTGCTTGAAAATTCAGATGTTTTAATCAATCTCGCGGGAAAATCTGTCGATTGTCGATACACATACAAAAACAAACAGGAAATTTACGATTCAAGAATTAACAGCACAAAAGTACTTCAGCAAGCGGTTGACAATTGTATCAATAAACCAAAAATATGGTTGAATGGAAGTTCGGCAACAATTTATGTTCATTCAGAAATACATTTAAATACAGAAGCAAACGGAATAATCGGCGATGATTTTTCAATGAATATCTGTAAAAGCTGGGAAAAAGAATTTTTTAAAACTGAAAATGAAGAAACTAGAAAAGTTGCATTAAGAACATCGATTGTTTTAGGAAATAATGGCGGTGCTTTTACCAAATTAAAATTGATTACAAAATTGGGTTTAGGCGGAAAACAGGGAAGAGGAAATCAAAACATAAGCTGGATTCATATTGATGATTTTTGCAAAGCTGTGGAATATATAATTGAGAATAAAAATCTTTCAGGAGAAATTAATGTGACTGCTCCAAATCCTTTGTCTAATGAAGAATTTATGCGAAAATTAAGAAAAGAAATGAAAATTCCCTTTGGTTTAAACGCTGCAGCTTGGCAACTGGAAATCGCTTCCATATTGTTAAAAACAGAAACCGAATTATTATTAAAAAGCCGAAACGTTTATCCTGAAAAATTAATGAAAAGTGGTTTTAAATTTACTTATCCTGATGTTGAAACTGCATTTAAAGATTTGGTTTAG